From the genome of Euhalothece natronophila Z-M001, one region includes:
- a CDS encoding RNA-guided endonuclease InsQ/TnpB family protein — translation MLNLTYNYKIKPTKEQIEKIEHNLNVCRSVWNYALAERKLWYNSRSCPINSCSITSEYIVPPFEYPNYHIQSSNLTKAKKTYPFLKSGNAQAMQQTLRKLDRAFNDMKSKGCGFPRFKKKMKSFNLVSNKIKVEGNQIKMPLLKQVRFIKSREIPKGFQIKQVQVIKKASGYYVNLALELDVDVPTPPPHGHAVGIDIGIKSMLATSDGLTIKRPQFLDRVLRKIGLLQRKLRNKKKGSEKYLKLQKRIAKLHEKVANQRKDYHFKLAHQLCADTGMLFVEDINFTAWSKGMFSKQSLDMGLGQFITILEYICSQTDTYFAKVDKDYTSQVCPNCGVHTGKKDLNQRLHVCPECGYQQDRDVAAAEVVLKRGLTAVGAPVVKQPSHGGLSGATTVA, via the coding sequence ATGTTGAATTTAACGTACAACTACAAAATTAAACCAACGAAAGAACAAATTGAAAAGATTGAACACAATCTCAATGTTTGTCGTTCGGTTTGGAATTATGCCTTGGCTGAAAGAAAGCTCTGGTATAACTCTCGTAGTTGTCCGATTAATTCATGCTCGATCACCTCGGAATATATTGTTCCTCCTTTTGAATACCCCAATTACCACATTCAATCCTCTAACCTAACCAAAGCTAAAAAAACTTATCCCTTTCTTAAGTCTGGGAATGCTCAGGCTATGCAACAAACTTTGAGGAAACTTGACCGAGCCTTTAACGACATGAAGTCTAAAGGCTGTGGCTTTCCTCGGTTTAAGAAGAAGATGAAGTCTTTTAATCTCGTTAGTAACAAGATTAAAGTCGAAGGTAATCAGATTAAAATGCCCTTACTTAAACAAGTAAGGTTCATTAAATCACGGGAAATTCCAAAAGGATTTCAAATTAAACAAGTCCAAGTCATTAAGAAAGCGTCTGGCTACTACGTTAACTTAGCCTTGGAATTAGATGTTGATGTCCCAACACCACCACCTCACGGTCATGCAGTGGGAATAGATATTGGAATTAAAAGTATGCTAGCTACCTCTGATGGTTTAACCATAAAAAGACCACAGTTTCTTGATCGCGTTCTGCGCAAGATTGGATTACTGCAAAGAAAACTACGCAACAAGAAGAAAGGGTCTGAAAAGTATCTCAAGTTACAAAAGAGGATTGCTAAGTTACATGAAAAAGTAGCTAATCAACGCAAAGATTACCACTTCAAACTTGCTCATCAACTCTGCGCTGATACTGGAATGCTCTTCGTTGAAGACATCAACTTTACAGCTTGGAGTAAGGGAATGTTCTCTAAACAATCCCTAGACATGGGCTTAGGTCAATTCATAACTATTTTGGAATATATCTGTTCTCAAACAGATACCTATTTTGCCAAAGTGGATAAGGATTACACTTCTCAAGTTTGTCCTAATTGTGGAGTTCATACTGGGAAAAAGGACTTAAACCAACGTCTCCATGTTTGTCCAGAGTGTGGATATCAACAAGATAGGGATGTAGCAGCAGCAGAAGTGGTATTAAAGCGAGGATTAACTGCGGTCGGTGCGCCCGTGGTGAAACAGCCCAGTCACGGCGGTCTGTCGGGGGCAACTACGGTTGCCTAG
- a CDS encoding type II toxin-antitoxin system VapC family toxin, producing MYLLDTNICIAIIKENFDVIAQFRLKYQECYLSTLVLGELYKGVYCSSRVEKNLATLRKFEINLPKVGFDAPAANEFGKIQGELRRMGKPTGNLDALIAAVARSRQDILVTDNTRHFINIPNIQLENWLHNSR from the coding sequence ATGTATTTGCTAGATACCAATATTTGCATTGCTATCATCAAGGAAAATTTTGATGTGATTGCTCAATTTCGCTTGAAATATCAAGAATGCTATCTTTCAACTTTAGTTTTAGGGGAGTTATACAAAGGCGTTTACTGTTCAAGTCGCGTTGAAAAAAATTTAGCAACCCTAAGAAAGTTTGAGATTAATTTACCTAAAGTTGGGTTTGATGCACCAGCAGCTAATGAATTTGGTAAGATTCAGGGAGAACTTAGGCGTATGGGAAAACCAACTGGAAATTTAGATGCTTTGATTGCTGCTGTTGCGCGATCGCGCCAAGATATTCTTGTTACTGATAATACTCGCCACTTTATCAATATCCCCAATATACAGCTAGAAAATTGGTTACATAATAGCAGGTAA
- a CDS encoding helix-turn-helix transcriptional regulator, with translation MSRKLTPARKVAPGKIVNRELEARDWTKNDLAERMGYSVEIIEAILKGDQQITTEIANDLGKSLETSAEVWINLENNYRSELDNQARPVKINNM, from the coding sequence ATGAGTAGAAAATTAACCCCAGCTAGAAAAGTTGCACCAGGAAAAATTGTAAATCGGGAGTTAGAAGCACGGGACTGGACAAAAAATGATCTAGCAGAAAGAATGGGATATTCTGTAGAAATAATTGAAGCAATTCTAAAAGGAGATCAACAAATTACAACTGAGATTGCAAATGATCTAGGTAAAAGTTTAGAAACATCGGCTGAGGTGTGGATAAATTTAGAAAACAACTATCGTTCCGAGTTAGATAATCAAGCCCGTCCTGTCAAAATTAATAATATGTAG